In Blautia sp. SC05B48, a single genomic region encodes these proteins:
- a CDS encoding LysR family transcriptional regulator: MTLEQIDYFICAAQSRTFFDAAEAMHISQSSLSKQIMKLEKELELTLWDRSKRTAVLTPEGEFFYKEALKISRQYHRSLEAVYHFKDSKLQALHIGTLPFLSQYHLTSVIHSFCDTHPELSFSLKEVEDEELLSGLEKDFFNLIFVRKHMIDPELYTFHALTADRLVAVFPEAHPSASKKSVSLSDLKKETFILMPPHTSIYRFCMQSFHNAGIHPQLLRTARAESIVSAVEIGEGISLLTESSFQFFRQPSLVAVPVNGLKKLSVGIAHKKNMALTTSAECFLQFVKSHM; this comes from the coding sequence ATGACTCTTGAACAGATCGACTATTTTATCTGTGCAGCTCAATCCCGGACTTTTTTTGATGCTGCAGAAGCTATGCATATCTCCCAGTCCTCCCTTTCCAAGCAGATCATGAAACTGGAAAAAGAACTGGAGCTTACCTTATGGGACCGCAGCAAGCGTACTGCTGTGCTTACTCCTGAAGGAGAGTTTTTTTACAAAGAAGCACTTAAGATTTCCAGACAGTATCATCGTTCTCTGGAAGCAGTGTACCATTTTAAGGACAGTAAGCTCCAGGCACTTCATATTGGAACACTTCCTTTTCTTTCTCAGTACCATCTTACTTCTGTGATACACAGTTTTTGTGATACACACCCGGAGCTTTCTTTTTCTCTGAAGGAGGTAGAAGACGAAGAACTTCTTTCCGGTCTTGAAAAAGACTTTTTTAATCTGATCTTTGTACGAAAACACATGATAGACCCGGAGCTCTATACTTTTCATGCTCTCACAGCAGACCGTCTGGTTGCTGTTTTTCCTGAAGCTCATCCCTCCGCGTCCAAAAAATCGGTTTCTCTTTCCGACCTAAAAAAAGAGACTTTTATCCTGATGCCTCCGCACACCTCCATTTACCGTTTCTGTATGCAAAGTTTTCATAATGCAGGGATCCACCCTCAGCTTCTGCGTACTGCCCGCGCAGAATCTATTGTCAGCGCAGTGGAAATTGGCGAAGGGATCAGCCTTCTTACAGAAAGCAGCTTTCAGTTCTTTCGTCAGCCTTCGCTTGTTGCTGTCCCGGTTAATGGACTGAAAAAGCTATCTGTTGGAATTGCCCATAAAAAAAATATGGCTCTCACAACCTCTGCAGAATGTTTTCTGCAGTTTGTGAAAAGCCATATGTAA